A section of the Humulus lupulus chromosome 2, drHumLupu1.1, whole genome shotgun sequence genome encodes:
- the LOC133817821 gene encoding pentatricopeptide repeat-containing protein At3g29290 isoform X1, with the protein MGEVMALGNGLPCLHQLYSPISCVRGYQPFHHSLHLNSSLNFSKKCSSCEIYMVSMWVSKSKIPRTGFITGCIKVNNSFLAPNRVAAFESGFICEEEDSDELNSREKLGFEVGHKLPPWGRLGICEDSVSEPDGLNGPKAASEGKIMLNVNRVHFLEEADEETLSKRILELSRTNKIRSALELLRSMELSCLRPNLHACNSVLSCLLRNGLLDDGLRVFEFMKTKKMTTGHTYSLILKAVADARGCDAALQMFSEIERDCEVKNSFDTIVYNTMISVCARVNNWLETLRLWRSMKENHHTETRVTYCLLVSIFVRCNQNELALDAYCEMLRSKFEPGSDTMQAIIGACAKEGKWEFAMNVFQSMLKRNIKPNAIACNALINSLGKAGEVKLAFGVYDIMKSLGHLPDAYTWNALLSALYRANRHDDALQLFENIKQEKNSQLNSHLYDVALMSCSKLGLWERALQLLWQMETNGISVSTASYNLVISACETARKPDVAVQVYDHMVHQKCIPDTLTQLSIVRVCIWGSLWDEVEDILKQAAPDASLYNAAIQGMCLRGKINLAKKLYAKMRSCSLQPDGKTRNLMLQNLRKKSVKYKSRPPFHHRKRAKFSLMSL; encoded by the exons ATGGGAGAAGTTATGGCTTTAGGGAATGGCCTTCCTTGCCTGCATCAATTATATAGTCCAATTAGTTGTGTGCGCGGTTACCAGCCTTTTCATCACTCTTTACATCTTAATTCATCTCTGAATTTTAGCAAAAAGTGTTCCTCTTGTGAGATTTACATGGTTTCTATGTGGGTATCCAAGTCCAAGATTCCAAGGACAGGTTTCATAACCGGCTGCATAAAGGTGAATAACTCATTTCTTGCTCCGAATAGGGTTGCTGCTTTTGAAAGTGGATTCATTTGTGAAGAAGAGGACAGTGATGAATTGAACTCAAGAGAGAAACTGGGTTTTGAAGTTGGACATAAATTGCCTCCTTGGGGAAGGTTGGGGATTTGCGAGGACTCAGTTTCAGAACCTGATGGTTTAAACGGGCCCAAGGCAGCTTCTGAAGGGAAGATTATGTTGAATGTAAATAGAGTTCATTTTTTGGAGGAAGCGGATGAAGAAACTTTATCTAAGCGAATTTTGGAGCTTAGTAGAACTAACAAGATCAGAAGTGCATTGGAATTGCTCAGGTCCATGGAATTATCGTGTCTGCGTCCCAACTTACATGCCTGCAATTCAGTTTTGTCTTGTCTCTTGAGGAATGGGCTACTAGATGATGGCCTTAGAGTGTTTGAGTTCATGAAAACAAAGAAGATGACCACAGGACATACTTATAGCTTAATACTAAAAGCAGTTGCAGATGCTCGAGGTTGCGACGCTGCCCTTCAGATGTTTAGTGAAATAGAAAGAGATTGCGAAGTTAAGAATAGTTTTGATACAATTGTTTACAATACAATGATATCAGTCTGTGCTAGAGTGAACAACTGGCTTGAAACACTGAGATTATGGAGATCCATGAAAGAAAATCATCATACTGAAACAAGGGTAACTTACTGTCTCTTAGTTAGCATTTTTGTTCGATGCAATCAGAATGAATTAGCCCTTGATGCTTACTGTGAGATGCTTCGAAGCAAATTTGAACCAGGTAGTGATACAATGCAAGCTATAATTGGCGCTTGTGCAAAAGAAGGAAAATGGGAATTTGCAATGAACGTTTTCCAGAGCATGTTGAAGAGAAATATCAAGCCAAATGCTATTGCATGCAATGCGCTCATTAACTCACTTGGGAAAGCTGGGGAGGTCAAACTGGCATTTGGGGTGTATGATATTATGAAATCTTTAGGCCATTTACCAGATGCATATACATGGAATGCATTACTTAGTGCACTCTACAGGGCGAATCGACATGATGATGCTCTTCAGCTCTTCGAGAACATCAAGCAAGAGAAAAATTCGCAGCTGAATTCGCATTTGTATGATGTCGCTTTGATGTCTTGCTCTAAGCTTGGTTTATGGGAGAGAGCGTTGCAGCTTTTGTGGCAAATGGAAACTAATGGAATCTCAGTTTCGACTGCATCATATAATCTTGTTATTAGTGCTTGTGAGACGGCAAGGAAACCTGATGTTGCAGTGCAAGTGTACGATCACATGGTTCACCAGAAGTGCATCCCAGACACACTAACTCAACTGTCAATAGTTAGAGTTTGCATTTGGGGTTCTCTCTGGGATGAAGTGGAGGATATCCTGAAA CAGGCTGCACCAGATGCATCCCTCTACAATGCAGCCATCCAAGGAATGTGCTTAAGAGGCAAGATCAATTTAGCGAAAAAGCTTTATGCAAAAATGCGCAGCTGCAGCCTTCAACCAGATGGGAAAACAAGAAATTTAATGcttcaaaatttaagaaaaaaatcagTTAAATACAAATCTAGACCTCCTTTTCATCACCGAAAAAGGGCGAAATTTTCTTTGATGTCATTGTAA
- the LOC133817821 gene encoding pentatricopeptide repeat-containing protein At3g29290 isoform X2, with protein MGEVMALGNGLPCLHQLYSPISCVRGYQPFHHSLHLNSSLNFSKKCSSCEIYMVSMWVSKSKIPRTGFITGCIKVNNSFLAPNRVAAFESGFICEEEDSDELNSREKLGFEVGHKLPPWGRLGICEDSVSEPDGLNGPKAASEGKIMLNVNRVHFLEEADEETLSKRILELSRTNKIRSALELLRSMELSCLRPNLHACNSVLSCLLRNGLLDDGLRVFEFMKTKKMTTGHTYSLILKAVADARGCDAALQMFSEIERDCEVKNSFDTIVYNTMISVCARVNNWLETLRLWRSMKENHHTETRVTYCLLVSIFVRCNQNELALDAYCEMLRSKFEPGSDTMQAIIGACAKEGKWEFAMNVFQSMLKRNIKPNAIACNALINSLGKAGEVKLAFGVYDIMKSLGHLPDAYTWNALLSALYRANRHDDALQLFENIKQEKNSQLNSHLYDVALMSCSKLGLWERALQLLWQMETNGISVSTASYNLVISACETARKPDVAVQVYDHMVHQKCIPDTLTQLSIVRVCIWGSLWDEVEDILKAAPDASLYNAAIQGMCLRGKINLAKKLYAKMRSCSLQPDGKTRNLMLQNLRKKSVKYKSRPPFHHRKRAKFSLMSL; from the exons ATGGGAGAAGTTATGGCTTTAGGGAATGGCCTTCCTTGCCTGCATCAATTATATAGTCCAATTAGTTGTGTGCGCGGTTACCAGCCTTTTCATCACTCTTTACATCTTAATTCATCTCTGAATTTTAGCAAAAAGTGTTCCTCTTGTGAGATTTACATGGTTTCTATGTGGGTATCCAAGTCCAAGATTCCAAGGACAGGTTTCATAACCGGCTGCATAAAGGTGAATAACTCATTTCTTGCTCCGAATAGGGTTGCTGCTTTTGAAAGTGGATTCATTTGTGAAGAAGAGGACAGTGATGAATTGAACTCAAGAGAGAAACTGGGTTTTGAAGTTGGACATAAATTGCCTCCTTGGGGAAGGTTGGGGATTTGCGAGGACTCAGTTTCAGAACCTGATGGTTTAAACGGGCCCAAGGCAGCTTCTGAAGGGAAGATTATGTTGAATGTAAATAGAGTTCATTTTTTGGAGGAAGCGGATGAAGAAACTTTATCTAAGCGAATTTTGGAGCTTAGTAGAACTAACAAGATCAGAAGTGCATTGGAATTGCTCAGGTCCATGGAATTATCGTGTCTGCGTCCCAACTTACATGCCTGCAATTCAGTTTTGTCTTGTCTCTTGAGGAATGGGCTACTAGATGATGGCCTTAGAGTGTTTGAGTTCATGAAAACAAAGAAGATGACCACAGGACATACTTATAGCTTAATACTAAAAGCAGTTGCAGATGCTCGAGGTTGCGACGCTGCCCTTCAGATGTTTAGTGAAATAGAAAGAGATTGCGAAGTTAAGAATAGTTTTGATACAATTGTTTACAATACAATGATATCAGTCTGTGCTAGAGTGAACAACTGGCTTGAAACACTGAGATTATGGAGATCCATGAAAGAAAATCATCATACTGAAACAAGGGTAACTTACTGTCTCTTAGTTAGCATTTTTGTTCGATGCAATCAGAATGAATTAGCCCTTGATGCTTACTGTGAGATGCTTCGAAGCAAATTTGAACCAGGTAGTGATACAATGCAAGCTATAATTGGCGCTTGTGCAAAAGAAGGAAAATGGGAATTTGCAATGAACGTTTTCCAGAGCATGTTGAAGAGAAATATCAAGCCAAATGCTATTGCATGCAATGCGCTCATTAACTCACTTGGGAAAGCTGGGGAGGTCAAACTGGCATTTGGGGTGTATGATATTATGAAATCTTTAGGCCATTTACCAGATGCATATACATGGAATGCATTACTTAGTGCACTCTACAGGGCGAATCGACATGATGATGCTCTTCAGCTCTTCGAGAACATCAAGCAAGAGAAAAATTCGCAGCTGAATTCGCATTTGTATGATGTCGCTTTGATGTCTTGCTCTAAGCTTGGTTTATGGGAGAGAGCGTTGCAGCTTTTGTGGCAAATGGAAACTAATGGAATCTCAGTTTCGACTGCATCATATAATCTTGTTATTAGTGCTTGTGAGACGGCAAGGAAACCTGATGTTGCAGTGCAAGTGTACGATCACATGGTTCACCAGAAGTGCATCCCAGACACACTAACTCAACTGTCAATAGTTAGAGTTTGCATTTGGGGTTCTCTCTGGGATGAAGTGGAGGATATCCTGAAA GCTGCACCAGATGCATCCCTCTACAATGCAGCCATCCAAGGAATGTGCTTAAGAGGCAAGATCAATTTAGCGAAAAAGCTTTATGCAAAAATGCGCAGCTGCAGCCTTCAACCAGATGGGAAAACAAGAAATTTAATGcttcaaaatttaagaaaaaaatcagTTAAATACAAATCTAGACCTCCTTTTCATCACCGAAAAAGGGCGAAATTTTCTTTGATGTCATTGTAA